In a single window of the bacterium genome:
- the hflX gene encoding GTPase HflX, protein MSGAPPRNVSKADRPPAVLVGVQLQGVTDEAFASSLNELERLGKTLGLRVIGRVTQKRKGLGGSNVVGEGKLRELAGYTGGQGFVPSYAPPGSRARSEEDEPADDAVETEVEEEEGSPTDAVTVLVDQDLTPTQMRNLEMATGVEVLDRSMVILSIFQRHARTREAKIQVEIARLVYMAPRLREANAGTERQRGGVGGKGAGESTLELGRRAVRDRIAELRRSLVVVQREADVQRSRRSGSATQTVALVGYTNAGKSRLMRALTNNAMYVADQLFATLDTTVRALVPETRPRILVSDTVGFIKALPHDLVASFRSTLEEARDASLHLHLVDASDPAFRNQYDVTRQVLGEIGAEDHPRLLILNKCDLISETQRSALAEEFPEAVMMSAKSPEDVLALHGRIRDFFERSMEEEEFVIPYDEQRKVALLHERCRVLDERYDEDGAHVRVRAPAALLGSLRREI, encoded by the coding sequence ATGAGCGGCGCCCCCCCTCGCAACGTTTCCAAGGCCGATCGCCCGCCCGCGGTACTCGTGGGCGTCCAGCTCCAGGGCGTCACGGACGAGGCCTTCGCGAGTTCGCTGAACGAACTCGAACGTCTGGGCAAGACGCTTGGATTGCGCGTCATCGGGCGCGTGACGCAGAAGCGCAAGGGCCTGGGCGGGAGCAACGTCGTCGGCGAGGGAAAGCTCCGGGAGCTCGCGGGCTACACGGGTGGGCAGGGCTTCGTTCCGAGCTATGCGCCACCCGGCTCCCGGGCGCGCTCGGAAGAGGACGAACCCGCGGACGATGCGGTTGAAACAGAGGTCGAAGAAGAAGAGGGCTCGCCCACCGATGCGGTCACCGTCCTCGTCGACCAGGACCTCACGCCGACGCAGATGCGCAACCTGGAGATGGCCACAGGCGTCGAGGTGCTCGACCGCTCGATGGTCATTCTCTCGATCTTCCAGCGCCACGCGCGCACCCGTGAGGCCAAGATCCAGGTCGAGATCGCGCGCCTCGTCTACATGGCACCGCGGCTTCGCGAGGCCAACGCGGGCACCGAACGGCAGCGCGGCGGGGTCGGCGGCAAGGGAGCGGGCGAATCGACTCTCGAGCTAGGCCGGCGCGCCGTGCGCGACCGCATCGCGGAGCTGCGGCGAAGCCTCGTCGTGGTGCAACGCGAAGCGGATGTGCAGCGAAGTCGTCGTAGCGGGAGCGCGACCCAGACGGTCGCTCTCGTCGGCTACACGAACGCGGGCAAGTCGCGGTTGATGCGCGCGCTGACGAACAACGCGATGTATGTCGCGGACCAGCTCTTCGCGACGCTGGACACCACGGTGCGCGCGCTGGTGCCCGAGACGCGCCCGCGGATCCTCGTCTCCGATACGGTCGGCTTCATCAAGGCTCTTCCCCACGATCTCGTTGCGTCGTTCCGCTCCACCCTGGAGGAAGCCCGGGACGCGAGCCTGCACCTGCACCTGGTAGATGCCTCGGACCCCGCATTCCGCAATCAGTACGACGTGACGCGCCAGGTGCTCGGCGAGATTGGTGCGGAGGACCACCCGCGCCTTCTGATCCTCAACAAATGCGATCTGATCTCCGAAACGCAGCGCTCGGCGCTCGCCGAAGAGTTTCCTGAGGCGGTCATGATGTCAGCGAAGTCGCCCGAGGACGTGCTCGCGCTGCACGGTCGAATTCGCGATTTCTTCGAACGCTCGATGGAAGAGGAAGAGTTCGTGATCCCGTACGATGAGCAGAGGAAGGTCGCCCTACTGCACGAACGCTGTCGCGTGCTCGATGAGCGCTACGACGAGGACGGCGCACACGTTCGAGTACGCGCACCTGCCGCATTGCTCGGCAGCCTCCGTCGCGAGATCTAG
- a CDS encoding DUF4336 domain-containing protein, which translates to MSAIAPDAWVATRPLRFLGVETGTRMTVVRLADGGLFVHSPTSLDAGVGEAVGALGPVKAVVAPSLFHHLHVGEWIDAHPKAVVCACPGLEAKRDDLRWSRTLGDEPEPEWQGEIDQVFFAARSMENEVVFFHRASTTMICADIIFNLSVHSSRWTRVVARLLGNQEPGATWLEHLMIRRRAEAREQVDRMLAWKPERIVLSHGAWVEHGGTEVLRRAYAWL; encoded by the coding sequence TTGTCTGCGATCGCCCCCGATGCCTGGGTGGCGACTCGACCCCTTCGCTTCCTGGGCGTCGAGACCGGCACGCGCATGACCGTGGTGCGCCTGGCCGACGGCGGACTCTTCGTCCACTCGCCCACCTCGCTGGACGCCGGCGTCGGCGAGGCGGTCGGCGCCCTCGGGCCCGTCAAGGCCGTGGTGGCGCCAAGCCTGTTCCATCATCTGCACGTGGGGGAGTGGATCGACGCCCACCCCAAGGCGGTGGTCTGTGCCTGTCCTGGGCTCGAAGCCAAACGCGACGACTTGCGCTGGTCACGAACGCTGGGCGACGAGCCGGAGCCGGAGTGGCAGGGCGAGATCGACCAGGTGTTCTTCGCCGCGCGCAGCATGGAGAACGAAGTCGTCTTCTTCCACCGGGCCAGTACCACGATGATCTGCGCGGACATCATCTTCAATCTCAGTGTCCACTCCTCGCGCTGGACCCGCGTGGTAGCCCGTCTGCTCGGAAACCAGGAACCCGGTGCGACCTGGCTCGAGCACCTGATGATCCGACGCCGTGCCGAGGCCCGCGAGCAAGTCGACCGAATGCTCGCCTGGAAGCCCGAGCGGATCGTGCTGTCCCACGGCGCCTGGGTCGAGCACGGCGGCACCGAGGTGCTGCGGCGCGCCTACGCCTGGCTGTGA